The sequence CTGCAACAGGCAACCCTCCAGGGAGCACAGTTAGGAAACATTCGACTCATATCGGCAAATCTAGTAGAGGCAGATCTCGTCAACGCTAATTTATCACGGGCTGACCTTTGTGGCTGCAATTTAGCAGGAGCCAACTTATCAGGAGCCGATCTACAAGGGGCTGATTTGCGATATTCCAACCTGAGTGAGGCCAACTTAACAGGGGCTAATTTGGGAGGGGCTAATTTGGAGCGGGCAACTTTTACCCGTGCTAATTTAAGCCAGTGCAATTTGTTTCGGGCGCAATCGGTCAATGTGGATGACGCCATTTGGGATGACACAACGATTTTTCCCGATGGTTATCGCCGCACCTGAGGGACAACCTCAGGAAGGGATGCGCTTCGTCACGTCCCTTCCTTGACCTCATGCGAAATTAGAACAGATTTAAATCGGTCACGGCTCCAACACTGCTAGAGGAAACCAACTTGGCATATTTGGCTAAGATGCCTTTGGTGTAACGGGGTTGGGGAGGTTGCCACTGGGCACGACGTTGTGCCAACTCTTCATCAGAGATGTTGACCTGTAACAAGCGAGCATCCGCATCGATCGTGATACTGTCGCCTTCTTGAACGAGAGCGATCGCCCCACCCACAAATGCCTCTGGCGCAACATGACCGACGACCATGCCATAGGTGCCCCCGGAAAAGCGTCCATCGGTGATCAACCCAACAGAGTCACCCAGTCCTGCACCAATGATGGCTGAGGTTGGAGCTAACATCTCCCGCATTCCGGGACCCCCTTTGGGTCCCTCGTAGCGAATCACAATCACATCACCGGGGTTAATTTGCTTTGCCAGGATTGCTACCAGACAATCTTCTTCTGACTCAAACACCCTGGCAGGCCCAGTGATGCTGCGGTTTTTAATCCCGGTGAGTTTGGCAACCGACCCCTCAGTGGCAAGATTGCCGCGCAAAATACCCAGGTGACCTTGAGGATACATAGGCTTGTTAAAAGGACGAATCACATCCTGATCGGGGCGAGGCTCCGAAGGGATATCGGCTAATAGCTCAGCAATCGTCTCTCCCGTAATCGTGATGCAATCGCCATGCAACAGACCATTGACCAGCAACATCTTCATCACCTGGGGAATGCCGCCTGCCTGATGCAGATCGGTCGCGACATAGCGTCCAGAAGGCTTGAGATCGCACAAAACTGGCACACGAGCACGAATGGTTTCAAAGTCATCCAGCGTCAACTCAACCCCTGCGGCATGGGCGATCGCCAAAAAGTGGAGGACAGCATTTGTCGATCCCCCGACTGCCATGATCACGGCGATCGCGTTTTCAATGGACTTGCGCGTAATGATTTGTCGGGGCAGCAGTTGCTTTTTGATCGCTTCTAACAGCACATATCCAGACTTTTCAGCACTCTCGGCTTTTTCCGTATCCTCTGCTGCCATCGTGGAGGAATACATTAAGCTCATGCCCATTGCCTCAAATGCGGAAGACATGGTGTTGGCGGTATACATTCCACCACACGAACCTGCCCCCGGACAGGAATGTCGCTCGACTTCAATCAACGTTTTGTCATCAATTTTGCCTGCGCTGTATTGCCCTACCGCTTCAAAGGCACTAACAACCGTTAAGTCTTGACCATTGTAATGTCCGGGCTTGATCGTGCCGCCATACACAAAGATGGCAGGAATGTTCATCCGGGCGATCGCGATCATGGCTCCGGGCATGTTCTTGTCACAACCGCCAATCGCCAACACACCGTCCATGCTCTGGGCATTGCACGCCGTTTCGATCGAATCAGCAATCACCTCCCGCGACACCAGCGAATATTTCATTCCCTCGGTGCCCATGGAGATGCCATCGCTGACGGTAATCGTGCCAAATAGCTGGGGCATTCCGCCCGATGTGCGAACTCCTACCTCAGCCACACTTGCCAGACGGTTGATCCCCATGTTGCAAGGGGTAATCGTGCTATAACCGCTGGCGATTCCCACAATCGGCTTGGTAAAGTCTTCGTCTTTAAACCCAACTGCTCTTAACATGGCTCGGTTGGGAGTACGTTGCACACCTTGGGTTACAGCTTGACTTCTAAGGTTCTCAGGCATCCTTTCTTCCTTCTATGTTCTGATCTGTTACAGTTATTAGCCATCAGGTGTCAAATATCACTCGCTGGGTAAGATGACCCTTACGACTGGAGTCTGAAATTCAGTGAGTCACGTCCCGGTTCTACCCAATTCACCCATCAACTGCCATTTGCCAACATCATGGGGCGATCGCAAAAGCAATTTTAACGGGTGAATTTGATTCACCGTCCTAACTAGTTCACTAGCCACTACAATAAATAACTTCACTGCTAATCATGATTCTCTCAGAATGCATGACTATTTCACTATTTCCTAAACGCCTCTGATAGGAGTCGTAACATTGCCAATAAAACCTCCTGACCAAGACAATTTACAACTGTAAATCCCAGAGTTAGAAGCTGATTTGCTGATAAATAAACACCTGGGGAACTTTAAGTGCAAAACGGATTATTAAAACTAACTGAGAGAACATTAATCATGGATGCTGACGAGCTGCTAAGGCAATATGCAGCGGGGGTAAGAGACTTCCGAGAAGCCAATTTGGTTGGCATTGACCTGAGTGGCAAAACTCTGAGAGAGGTGAACTTTAGAGGTGCAAATCTGAGTAAAGCGAATCTAATCGGCACAGATCTAACCGCTGCTAATTTTCGAGAGGCGCGTTTGATCGGGGCTGATCTGAATCAAGCGACCCTGATCGAAACGAATTTTATTGGGGCTGATTTAAGTCAGGCTCTGTTGTGTGAAGCTGACCTGACAGAGGCAGGATTACGAGGTACCAAATTAATTGCAACTGATTTGCGAGGAGCCACACTCATTGAAGCCAACCTGGCAGAATCTAGCCTCAACCGGGCACGGCTCATAGAGGCAAACCTGAATGAAGCCAGCCTGAATCGTGCAAAATTAATTGCCGCCGATCTAACACGGGCAATCTTAGATGGGTCAAATATGACAAACGCGATCTTTAGCGAAGCCATCTTAGAAGGAGCAACCCTCGTTAATGCCATCATGCATGGGGTTAGTTTTGAAGAAGCCGATCTGCGAGATGCCGATCTGAGCCGCGCCAAGATCGTGGGTGGTAATTTGATTAATGCTAATCTCAACCGAGCTAACGTCAGAGGCGCAAACCTCAGTTGGACATCGCTACGAGGAGCTAATTTGCGAAAAGCAAACCTTTATCGCACCAAATTTAGCTGGGCAAATTTGAGTGAAGCGGATTTAACAGAAGCCGTCATGATTAACGCCAATCTCAATCAAGCCAATCTTCACAACAGCAACTTAACGGGAGCCATCATGCCTGACGGCTCAACCCATGAGTAATTTTGTCAGGCACTTAGGGGCAGAGTTTAGCAAGGTAATGCGTGGACTTTGGCGCAGGTTCAGTCGCTAACATCCTTAAAATCCTCTTGTGAATTTGCAGAATCTTTACATTCCCAAAAATGATCCATGCGGGATGTTTAAGCAGGAGTTGGGTTTTTCTAAATATCTTCGGCTATTCTGGTGCTGAGAGATTCTGGTGTCGTCATGCTAAAAACTGCTCGTTCCATTGCAATGTTGAGTCCTCTGCTGTTCCTGACAGCCCCCTTCTCCCAGGCTGCACAGGCTCAAGAACCACCACAAAGTATTCCTGTGGTGGTTGACCCTACGGTCGTGACTCCTGGTATTTGTGGTCAGATCCATGGCTTGTCGGGGCGATCGGTCATTTTGCCGAGTGGTGAGTTCGTTCGCTTGGTCGATTACTGCACCACTGTAGGAACCTCCATTACAGCTGTCAGTTTTGAAGGGGAAGAATTTTGGCAGGCGTTCCTCATCGCAGCCAGTCCTGAAGCCCTGCGATATGCAGAATCCGTTGGGCGGGATGAGGTTGTCTCCTACGGCGCAACTATTTGTCCTGTTTTGAACAGTGGCACGAGTATGCAGGAATTGCGAGAGGTTCAAGCCGAAGGGGATTTGCCTGTTGCCTTCGATGCAGCGGTAAACGTCGCAGCGGTGAATACGTATTGTCCTCAATACCAATCTCAACTGGGACGAAACTAATTGAGGGGTTCGGCATGTCGCTGTCCCAATTGGATTAAGGAGAAAAGGTTTTACCCTCTCTCCAGCTAACGCCGTCTGACAAAGCGGGCGAGTTGTTGTAGGGCAGGAATGCCAAGGTAATAGCTGCATCCCAGCCAGAAGCTAAACACAATACCCAGCAACCCAAAGAAGGCGATCGCTGACCAACACATTGCCTCCGTAGGAATAAAGCTTCTTGCAGTTTGCAGTAGGTAAATCAGGTCACCCGGTTTCCAGATCTGAGCCTGCATCAACGCCGAGAAGGTCATGGAGGTTCCCAGCGTGGCGATCGCAGCTTGAATCAGCAGATTACCCCGTGCTCCCAATGCCATCACCATCCCGATCGCAATCGCCGCTGTACACCGCGTGATCCCAATGGAGCCATCGCTGCCAACCACTCCCCACTGCCAGGTCAACCAGGCGATCGCATACACTAGCCCACCCAGAGCCCGTTGTCGCCACAACAGTTGTTGGGTTTCCAAGTTTTGGGTTTGAGTCAATCCCCAGGCAGTGCCCACGCCTGCAAAGGTGAAGACAATCATGGCAGGCTTCACCACAAGTGGCATATCCGGGGATGTCAGTTGTTGGGCAAAGAAGACTGTTAAATAGGGGGATAGGGGTGACCAATACACCACCCAAAATCCCACTGCACCCGCAAGACCACCCCCAATGCAGGCATAGACCATCGCCCGAAACAAGATCACGACTACCTGCACTACCCATTCCCAGGCTTGGTCAGTTGCAGCGATCGCCCCTGACATACGGGTTCTTAAGGTTTCAGGCTCAGGACGATAGCTCATCAGGTTTTGAGGATGCGGGTCCTCCCGATATCGTCCGCCGGTTGTCGGAGTGGATGAGGGTTTGACTCGCGCCCCACCCGATGAATTGCCACTGCGGTTATAGACTCCACCACTGGAATTGGAATTGTAAGACCTGGATTTTGACTTGGTTGCAGTCCGAGCAACCGCAACCAACCTGCCGCTCCCACCCGTTGACGCTATCCCCCTGGAGTGCCCCGACGAGTGACCACTCGACGGATTTCCTCTGGGGCGTGATCCGGCTGATAAACCCGAACTGGGGGGAGGTGGCGAGGGAGGAGTCGAAATTGGTGGCGGAGTCGCAGAAGCTTTTGTGGGGATGCGATTTAACTCATCCAAAATGTCAGTCGCTGTGTGCAGACGCAAACGCATGTCTTTTTGCACGAGGCGATCGAGCAAATTAGCAAAGGCAGGTTGCACTTGAGTTCGTTGTCGCCATTGCAATACCCCAGTTTCATCCTCCAGCGTGATGGGATGCCGCCCTGTGAGCAAATGAATGCAAATTCGCCCCAACGCATAAAAGTCAGCACTAGGTCCGATTGACTGTCCTCGCACCTGCTCTGGAGGGTTGTAGCCACCCGACAGAGGTTGAGTAGAGTCCTGAGAAAAGATGGGCTTGGGAAACCCCATATCCGCGATCGCAATTTGTTGGTTTCCCTGC is a genomic window of Oscillatoria sp. FACHB-1407 containing:
- a CDS encoding pentapeptide repeat-containing protein produces the protein MHKISVQELLAEYTQGQRDFCEVDLSEANLFECNLQDINLQGSDLRQAYLPYANFSRANLQQATLQGAQLGNIRLISANLVEADLVNANLSRADLCGCNLAGANLSGADLQGADLRYSNLSEANLTGANLGGANLERATFTRANLSQCNLFRAQSVNVDDAIWDDTTIFPDGYRRT
- the ilvD gene encoding dihydroxy-acid dehydratase, whose protein sequence is MPENLRSQAVTQGVQRTPNRAMLRAVGFKDEDFTKPIVGIASGYSTITPCNMGINRLASVAEVGVRTSGGMPQLFGTITVSDGISMGTEGMKYSLVSREVIADSIETACNAQSMDGVLAIGGCDKNMPGAMIAIARMNIPAIFVYGGTIKPGHYNGQDLTVVSAFEAVGQYSAGKIDDKTLIEVERHSCPGAGSCGGMYTANTMSSAFEAMGMSLMYSSTMAAEDTEKAESAEKSGYVLLEAIKKQLLPRQIITRKSIENAIAVIMAVGGSTNAVLHFLAIAHAAGVELTLDDFETIRARVPVLCDLKPSGRYVATDLHQAGGIPQVMKMLLVNGLLHGDCITITGETIAELLADIPSEPRPDQDVIRPFNKPMYPQGHLGILRGNLATEGSVAKLTGIKNRSITGPARVFESEEDCLVAILAKQINPGDVIVIRYEGPKGGPGMREMLAPTSAIIGAGLGDSVGLITDGRFSGGTYGMVVGHVAPEAFVGGAIALVQEGDSITIDADARLLQVNISDEELAQRRAQWQPPQPRYTKGILAKYAKLVSSSSVGAVTDLNLF
- a CDS encoding pentapeptide repeat-containing protein, translating into MDADELLRQYAAGVRDFREANLVGIDLSGKTLREVNFRGANLSKANLIGTDLTAANFREARLIGADLNQATLIETNFIGADLSQALLCEADLTEAGLRGTKLIATDLRGATLIEANLAESSLNRARLIEANLNEASLNRAKLIAADLTRAILDGSNMTNAIFSEAILEGATLVNAIMHGVSFEEADLRDADLSRAKIVGGNLINANLNRANVRGANLSWTSLRGANLRKANLYRTKFSWANLSEADLTEAVMINANLNQANLHNSNLTGAIMPDGSTHE
- a CDS encoding DUF732 domain-containing protein — its product is MLKTARSIAMLSPLLFLTAPFSQAAQAQEPPQSIPVVVDPTVVTPGICGQIHGLSGRSVILPSGEFVRLVDYCTTVGTSITAVSFEGEEFWQAFLIAASPEALRYAESVGRDEVVSYGATICPVLNSGTSMQELREVQAEGDLPVAFDAAVNVAAVNTYCPQYQSQLGRN
- a CDS encoding serine/threonine protein kinase — encoded protein: MWLNTKLIFCLGACVMPVPPAPSDVAHCINPHCPRPYPQQWSDLHCRQCDTTLRLHNRYIPMQRLEKGHSVHLYLVYDSETGTEKIMRLLVAIAPKAQEIFEREATALSSLHHRGLPKIEAPAYFQIPIQQPPSALPCLVMEKVEGPSLQDVIAKYPQGCPEAWVVNWLRQTVLILQKLHSRRLLHRDLKPSSLVLRQGNQQIAIADMGFPKPIFSQDSTQPLSGGYNPPEQVRGQSIGPSADFYALGRICIHLLTGRHPITLEDETGVLQWRQRTQVQPAFANLLDRLVQKDMRLRLHTATDILDELNRIPTKASATPPPISTPPSPPPPSSGLSAGSRPRGNPSSGHSSGHSRGIASTGGSGRLVAVARTATKSKSRSYNSNSSGGVYNRSGNSSGGARVKPSSTPTTGGRYREDPHPQNLMSYRPEPETLRTRMSGAIAATDQAWEWVVQVVVILFRAMVYACIGGGLAGAVGFWVVYWSPLSPYLTVFFAQQLTSPDMPLVVKPAMIVFTFAGVGTAWGLTQTQNLETQQLLWRQRALGGLVYAIAWLTWQWGVVGSDGSIGITRCTAAIAIGMVMALGARGNLLIQAAIATLGTSMTFSALMQAQIWKPGDLIYLLQTARSFIPTEAMCWSAIAFFGLLGIVFSFWLGCSYYLGIPALQQLARFVRRR